The Gemmatimonadaceae bacterium nucleotide sequence CTTCGCCCGCAATCTCCTTGCGCAACCAGGCGCGGGCGATGATCCAATCCCGCTGTACGGTCTTCTTGGATACTCCCAGCGATTCCGCCACCTCGTCCAGCGATAGCCCGGCAAAGAATCGTCGTTCCACCACGTCCGCGCCGCGCGGATCGAGCAGGCGCAGGCGCGTCAGTGCGTCATCCAGCAACAACAGATCGTCGGCCTCATCATCGGTCAGGAAAGCCGCCGTGTGGTCGTCAAGCGGGAGCACATCCGCACCGCCGCCTCGCTTGGTCCGATTTCGCCGCGCGCGTGGTCCACCAGCACCCGACGCACTGGTGCGCGACGCCGCGCCAAAGAACTCCGAGCGGTCGAGGTTGGCCAGACCCAACTGCGTGGACAGTCGGAGGTATGCCTCATGCACGAGCGCAGTGGTGGACAGCGTGTGCCCGGTACGCTCGTGCCGCAGGTGGGAGTGCGCCAGCACCCGCAGCTCGTCGTACAAC carries:
- a CDS encoding RNA polymerase subunit sigma-70, which produces MSTDANASPDWIEQLYDELRVLAHSHLRHERTGHTLSTTALVHEAYLRLSTQLGLANLDRSEFFGAASRTSASGAGGPRARRNRTKRGGGADVLPLDDHTAAFLTDDEADDLLLLDDALTRLRLLDPRGADVVERRFFAGLSLDEVAESLGVSKKTVQRDWIIARAWLRKEIAGEGPMVLEDESR